The proteins below come from a single Candidatus Zixiibacteriota bacterium genomic window:
- a CDS encoding PAS domain S-box protein, translating into MAKYAVLLAAAWTLLVISLALWIALHEMQKTRELVRNEARTHFLKDQAFRYWGAAHGGVYVPPTDHTLPNPYLSHIPDRDIVTTEGKKLTLMNPAYMIRQTMEDYEEQYGAMGHLTSLKPLRPKNAPDEWERTALESFDRGNTEVNEFTEIDGKPYLRLMRPVIVKTTCLKCHGHQGYKEGDVRGGFGVSIPAGAYYAAAHDELVEHTLALGLLWLLGLAALAIGARNIRGRVRERNRAEEALRDSEAKFRTYISSAPDGIFIADAKGHYVEVNQAACDLTGYSEPELTNMAISDIIDPETYNEALESFENLRKRGIAKTEFRLKCKDGSIAWTSLDAVALSENRFMAFCTDISETKRLQELEARAARLELAGTIAGQVAHDFNNLLAPIMAYPEFIRDEFPRDHKAHAYLDSIEEAAKKISEISQDLLTMGRRGHYNQEVIDLNRVVLQTALDIQSRIKTVTVKTDLCDDLMKIKGGSAQIHRMLTNLLVNAQDAMQNIGQVTIKTENYYADDTSVAFDRVPRGEYVKLTVSDNGCGIPDDIIQKILDPFFSTKSADKKCGSGLGLSVVDAVVKDHGGYLDLETKLGKGTSFYVYFPITRGSLDEKPSYESIGGNETVLVIDDDEVQRNVSTNLLKKLGYETSAVESGEKAIKFLRENPQDLLILDMVMPPGMDGTETYRRILDINPNQKAIIVSGFSESDRVREAQALGIGAFVKKPLTKKAIAVAVREELDRQAKVMV; encoded by the coding sequence GTGGCGAAATACGCCGTGCTACTGGCGGCGGCGTGGACACTGCTCGTAATCTCTCTGGCCCTTTGGATTGCACTGCACGAGATGCAAAAGACGCGCGAGCTCGTCCGAAACGAGGCCCGTACTCATTTCTTAAAAGACCAGGCCTTCCGCTACTGGGGAGCCGCACACGGTGGCGTCTACGTACCACCAACGGACCACACACTGCCTAATCCTTATCTCTCGCACATACCCGACCGTGACATCGTAACAACAGAGGGTAAGAAACTAACACTGATGAACCCGGCGTACATGATCCGCCAGACGATGGAAGATTATGAAGAACAGTACGGCGCCATGGGTCACCTCACCAGCCTGAAGCCGCTGCGTCCCAAGAACGCTCCTGACGAGTGGGAGCGAACGGCGCTCGAGTCCTTTGACCGCGGTAATACAGAAGTCAACGAGTTTACCGAGATCGACGGCAAGCCATACTTGCGCCTGATGCGCCCGGTGATAGTGAAAACAACATGCCTGAAATGCCACGGGCACCAGGGCTACAAGGAGGGCGACGTGCGTGGCGGTTTTGGCGTATCGATCCCGGCGGGAGCCTACTACGCGGCAGCGCATGACGAGCTCGTGGAGCACACTCTTGCTCTGGGGCTGCTCTGGTTGCTTGGCCTTGCGGCGCTGGCCATCGGCGCCCGCAACATCCGGGGCCGTGTGCGCGAACGTAATCGGGCGGAGGAGGCGCTCCGTGATAGCGAAGCGAAGTTCAGGACATATATTTCCAGTGCTCCGGATGGAATATTTATTGCCGATGCCAAGGGACACTATGTTGAGGTCAACCAGGCAGCATGTGACCTGACCGGCTATTCAGAACCAGAACTCACCAACATGGCCATATCTGATATCATTGATCCCGAGACATATAATGAGGCTTTGGAGAGTTTTGAAAACTTGAGAAAAAGAGGTATCGCTAAGACCGAATTCAGACTTAAATGCAAAGACGGATCCATTGCTTGGACTTCGCTGGATGCTGTGGCCCTTTCTGAAAACCGGTTCATGGCGTTTTGTACGGACATCAGCGAAACCAAGCGTTTGCAGGAGTTGGAGGCGCGTGCGGCTCGACTTGAATTGGCGGGTACGATTGCCGGGCAAGTGGCTCACGACTTCAATAATCTCCTGGCGCCGATAATGGCCTACCCCGAATTCATTCGCGATGAGTTTCCGCGCGACCACAAGGCCCATGCGTATCTTGATAGTATCGAAGAAGCCGCAAAGAAGATCTCCGAAATCAGCCAGGATCTGCTGACCATGGGGCGACGCGGCCATTATAATCAGGAAGTAATCGATCTAAACCGAGTTGTGTTGCAGACGGCACTGGATATCCAATCACGGATAAAAACCGTGACGGTCAAGACGGATCTTTGCGATGACCTTATGAAAATCAAGGGTGGATCCGCACAGATTCATCGCATGCTGACCAATCTGCTGGTGAATGCCCAGGATGCAATGCAGAATATTGGGCAAGTTACTATCAAGACTGAAAACTACTATGCTGATGATACCTCGGTTGCGTTTGATCGAGTTCCCAGGGGGGAATATGTCAAACTCACTGTTTCCGACAACGGCTGTGGTATTCCGGATGATATAATCCAGAAGATCCTTGATCCTTTCTTTTCAACCAAGTCTGCCGACAAGAAATGCGGTTCCGGCCTCGGCTTGAGTGTTGTCGATGCGGTCGTCAAGGACCACGGAGGATACTTGGACTTAGAGACCAAGCTTGGCAAGGGAACATCGTTTTACGTCTATTTTCCAATCACTCGCGGCTCGCTGGATGAAAAACCTTCCTACGAGTCGATTGGCGGAAATGAAACAGTCTTGGTAATCGATGATGATGAAGTGCAACGGAATGTATCCACGAACCTCCTGAAGAAGCTGGGGTACGAGACTAGTGCCGTTGAGAGTGGAGAGAAGGCTATTAAGTTTCTGAGAGAGAATCCCCAGGATCTCCTGATTCTCGATATGGTCATGCCCCCGGGCATGGATGGGACTGAAACATATCGGCGAATATTAGACATCAATCCAAATCAGAAGGCCATCATTGTTTCAGGGTTTTCAGAGAGCGATAGAGTTCGGGAGGCGCAAGCGCTGGGTATCGGAGCCTTCGTTAAGAAGCCCTTAACAAAGAAAGCCATCGCGGTGGCAGTCAGAGAAGAATTGGATAGGCAAGCAAAGGTCATGGTTTGA
- a CDS encoding oligopeptide transporter, OPT family, whose amino-acid sequence MANNSDPAVNTNSNQKFEPYIKAGQIVPEITIKALVLGAIISVLFGVANAYLALKFGMTVSASIPAAVISMAILRLMFKRVSVLENNIVQTIGSAGESLAAGITFTIPAFFIWAADSEMIAMGYMHEVSKTQIFWMSLLGGSLGILLMIPLRKYLVEKEHNNLRFPEGTACAEIITAGDEGGSKAKMVFTGLGLGAVYKILMVIGRFWSESPGYNFTGLLKGGTIGMDTSPALLGVGYIIGPRIAALMLSGAIVGYLGIGPLLAFIGDQIPGVIISPGNIPLSDMNPGELRNFYIKYLGVGAVAFGGTISLIKSIPTILSSFSAGFKQIFQRNSTDQKSIPRTDRDLPMSFVLIGVILIVTAIWLLPGTELHFLGAMLAVLFGFFFVVVAARIVGLIGSSSNPVSGMTIFTLLITCLILLWFGIDGVGGMITAMSVGTVVCIAVCMSGDIAQDLKTGYLLGATPRKQQLTEFVGLVFPALAMGFTLYLLGQTFGWVESETHAEPLLAPQANVMATLVKGVIGGDIPWTPIIVGAFIAMGIELLGVNSLPVAIGLYLPLSLSTPIMLGGIVAATIKKVTKDKKIYKSRQEGGILLSSGLVAGGSLIGVISAFLIYKFDSFREFYNQYAEVSFVTGDFGQITSIVTILILAYIIFHKARYFSNKKT is encoded by the coding sequence GTGGCCAATAATTCCGATCCCGCAGTAAATACCAATTCCAACCAAAAATTCGAACCGTATATCAAAGCCGGTCAAATCGTTCCTGAAATTACAATTAAGGCTTTGGTTCTGGGGGCCATAATTTCAGTATTATTTGGCGTGGCTAACGCCTATCTGGCGCTGAAATTTGGCATGACCGTATCGGCCTCGATCCCGGCCGCGGTTATTTCGATGGCAATTTTACGGCTTATGTTCAAGAGAGTCAGCGTACTTGAAAATAACATTGTGCAGACTATCGGCTCAGCCGGTGAATCTCTTGCCGCCGGAATCACTTTTACGATACCGGCCTTTTTTATATGGGCTGCCGATTCGGAAATGATCGCAATGGGATATATGCACGAAGTGAGCAAAACTCAGATATTCTGGATGTCTCTTTTGGGAGGGTCTCTAGGAATCCTACTTATGATTCCGCTGCGAAAATACCTTGTTGAAAAAGAACATAATAACCTGAGATTCCCTGAAGGAACCGCCTGCGCCGAAATTATTACCGCTGGAGATGAAGGGGGTTCCAAAGCCAAAATGGTTTTTACCGGTTTAGGGTTGGGAGCTGTCTATAAAATTCTAATGGTAATCGGACGATTTTGGAGTGAATCCCCGGGATATAATTTTACGGGTCTTCTCAAAGGTGGTACGATTGGAATGGACACTTCCCCAGCTTTGCTTGGAGTTGGATATATAATTGGACCTCGCATTGCGGCCCTGATGCTTTCAGGAGCCATCGTAGGTTACCTTGGGATCGGACCTCTTCTAGCGTTTATTGGAGATCAAATTCCTGGTGTGATTATCTCTCCCGGTAATATCCCGCTTTCAGACATGAATCCGGGGGAATTAAGGAATTTCTACATCAAGTATCTTGGAGTCGGCGCAGTTGCATTTGGAGGGACAATATCGCTGATTAAGTCGATTCCAACAATATTAAGTTCATTTTCTGCCGGGTTCAAACAAATTTTCCAACGCAATTCTACTGACCAGAAATCTATCCCTCGCACCGACCGCGACCTACCAATGTCATTCGTGTTAATTGGAGTAATACTAATAGTAACCGCCATCTGGCTTCTCCCCGGCACGGAACTCCACTTTCTGGGGGCCATGCTCGCGGTCTTATTTGGATTTTTCTTTGTCGTAGTCGCAGCTCGAATTGTCGGATTAATAGGTTCATCTTCTAATCCGGTTTCCGGAATGACAATATTCACACTTTTAATAACATGCTTGATTTTGCTCTGGTTTGGAATTGACGGAGTCGGCGGTATGATTACTGCAATGTCGGTAGGAACGGTTGTATGTATTGCCGTGTGTATGTCGGGCGACATAGCTCAGGATTTGAAAACGGGCTATCTCCTCGGTGCAACCCCGCGCAAACAACAGCTAACCGAGTTTGTTGGACTAGTTTTTCCGGCGTTGGCAATGGGTTTTACATTATACCTGCTTGGCCAGACATTTGGATGGGTTGAATCCGAAACACATGCCGAACCATTATTGGCGCCACAGGCCAACGTAATGGCTACCCTTGTCAAAGGCGTAATTGGCGGAGATATCCCCTGGACACCGATTATTGTGGGTGCATTTATAGCTATGGGTATAGAACTCCTCGGCGTGAATTCTCTGCCAGTTGCAATAGGACTATATCTTCCTCTATCACTATCGACGCCGATTATGCTGGGAGGGATAGTCGCTGCAACAATCAAGAAAGTAACAAAAGATAAAAAAATATATAAATCCAGACAGGAAGGCGGGATATTGCTCAGTTCGGGCCTTGTGGCAGGTGGCAGTTTGATCGGAGTCATTAGCGCCTTTTTAATTTATAAATTTGACTCATTCCGGGAATTTTACAATCAATACGCCGAAGTATCTTTCGTTACCGGTGACTTTGGCCAAATAACCTCCATCGTAACGATTTTGATTTTGGCATATATAATATTCCACAAAGCGAGATATTTCAGCAACAAGAAAACCTGA
- a CDS encoding FlgD immunoglobulin-like domain containing protein, which produces MMKRNLLVASVLVMFLIPAMVFAANVDKLSAAKAIAMEDNILVVSLEVGNTQELAALDIPLEFSDGAVLEKVVFTDRVNEFEFKHASIDNEKNQVIIGLLSMVTRDAPDLATGQGVIAELHFKLDVGVESVELKPFESENPNHSLTYYYNDYSSGRPELRQIKPELSFATLSLTGGGNAIPTTYGLSQNWPNPFNPTTSFSISTPNAGDLKLSVYNILGQQVKDLANGYREAGTYDFLWDGTDDNGSKVASGVYFYRAKINDFSETKKMVLTK; this is translated from the coding sequence ATGATGAAGCGTAACCTGCTCGTCGCATCCGTCCTTGTCATGTTTTTGATTCCGGCGATGGTTTTTGCCGCTAATGTCGATAAACTATCGGCGGCGAAAGCGATTGCAATGGAGGACAATATCCTGGTGGTATCTCTGGAAGTTGGTAATACACAGGAATTGGCCGCTCTTGATATTCCGCTGGAATTTTCCGATGGCGCTGTGCTTGAAAAAGTAGTATTTACCGATCGTGTTAATGAATTTGAATTCAAGCACGCTTCAATTGACAACGAAAAGAACCAGGTAATCATTGGTTTACTTTCAATGGTAACCAGGGATGCTCCCGATTTGGCTACCGGTCAGGGTGTAATCGCTGAATTACACTTTAAGCTGGATGTCGGTGTTGAATCGGTGGAACTCAAACCGTTCGAGTCAGAAAATCCAAATCATTCTCTGACTTATTATTACAATGATTATTCGAGCGGCAGGCCTGAATTAAGGCAAATTAAGCCTGAATTGTCATTTGCGACATTGTCATTAACAGGCGGCGGTAATGCGATCCCGACGACCTATGGTCTCAGTCAAAACTGGCCGAATCCGTTTAATCCGACCACGAGTTTCAGTATTTCAACACCGAATGCTGGCGATTTGAAATTGTCGGTTTATAATATTCTCGGTCAGCAGGTCAAGGACCTTGCTAATGGCTATCGCGAAGCCGGTACTTATGATTTCCTCTGGGATGGAACCGATGATAACGGTTCTAAAGTCGCCAGTGGCGTCTATTTTTACCGTGCCAAGATTAATGACTTCTCTGAAACAAAGAAAATGGTTCTAACTAAGTAA
- a CDS encoding ABC transporter permease, whose protein sequence is MIGYLYRSFKRFVFELDQLTRFSVKMVLSCFGRPIYFAETMEQMFVIGVGSLFLVILTGIFAGQAMAFQFSMELADFGSKNYLGRIMSLAIVRELGPILTGLMVAARVAAGITAEIGSMKSSNQLDALLAFGVNPIRKLAAPRLIALLVMVPTLTVICDFIAIMGGWVIAIFIAHITSTTYISAVNEKLTFGNIFIGIAKPIVFALVIAFISCYKGFTTTGGTKGVGRSTTESVMISSISILIVNFLLTKFIFSYLKGYL, encoded by the coding sequence ATGATCGGATACCTGTACCGAAGTTTTAAGAGATTTGTCTTTGAATTGGATCAGTTGACCCGGTTTTCGGTCAAGATGGTCTTAAGTTGTTTTGGCCGGCCGATATATTTTGCCGAAACGATGGAGCAAATGTTTGTCATCGGGGTGGGATCTCTATTCCTGGTTATTCTAACCGGAATTTTTGCCGGCCAGGCGATGGCATTTCAGTTTTCCATGGAATTGGCTGATTTTGGGTCAAAAAACTATCTGGGGCGAATAATGTCATTGGCAATAGTTCGGGAATTGGGGCCGATACTAACCGGATTAATGGTTGCCGCCCGCGTCGCAGCCGGTATTACGGCTGAGATAGGGTCGATGAAATCATCCAATCAGCTCGACGCGCTTCTGGCCTTCGGGGTCAATCCCATCCGGAAACTGGCGGCGCCGCGTTTGATCGCGCTACTGGTTATGGTTCCGACTTTAACGGTTATTTGTGATTTTATCGCAATCATGGGGGGATGGGTAATCGCGATCTTTATCGCTCATATAACTTCAACGACATATATCTCGGCTGTAAATGAAAAGCTTACATTCGGCAATATTTTTATCGGGATTGCAAAACCGATTGTGTTCGCGTTGGTAATCGCGTTTATTTCATGCTATAAGGGATTTACGACAACGGGAGGCACCAAGGGTGTGGGGCGTTCAACTACCGAGTCGGTTATGATTTCTTCGATATCTATATTAATCGTGAATTTCCTTTTGACCAAATTCATCTTTTCTTACTTAAAGGGATATTTATGA
- a CDS encoding ATP-binding cassette domain-containing protein: protein MIRLENVNFGYNSKQVLNDVSFHIKPGESRIIMGPSGGGKSTLLRLILGLDCPWSGKVYIDGEDICGQPLSKLQEIRKRIGMVFQDGALFDSMTIGENVGFYLFEHTKMDEAEIEKKAREILTFVDLDADEIIDKLPEELSGGMRRRVALARALLSTQPRIMLFDEPTTGLDPQATQNVLNQIRKLQEEENIAVIIVTHQIADALKLADKFVIIQKGKVVFDGGLEEMRQSETQEVVRFLAPFKNSMQEVVAKQVI from the coding sequence ATGATCCGTCTTGAGAATGTCAATTTTGGATACAATAGCAAGCAGGTGCTCAACGATGTATCCTTTCATATTAAGCCGGGCGAGAGCCGGATTATAATGGGACCGTCGGGTGGGGGCAAATCCACACTTTTGCGGTTAATACTTGGATTGGATTGCCCGTGGTCGGGCAAAGTTTACATTGACGGTGAGGATATCTGCGGCCAGCCTCTGAGCAAACTTCAGGAAATTCGCAAACGTATCGGGATGGTATTTCAGGATGGGGCCTTATTTGATTCCATGACGATTGGTGAGAATGTCGGTTTTTATCTGTTTGAACATACAAAAATGGACGAAGCGGAAATAGAAAAAAAGGCTCGTGAAATACTTACTTTTGTTGATCTTGACGCGGATGAGATAATCGACAAGCTTCCCGAGGAATTGTCAGGCGGGATGCGGCGACGGGTAGCTTTAGCTCGAGCGCTGTTATCGACTCAGCCCCGCATTATGCTCTTTGATGAACCGACAACGGGCCTCGATCCTCAGGCGACACAAAATGTCTTAAACCAAATTCGCAAATTACAGGAAGAAGAAAATATCGCCGTAATAATTGTGACGCACCAGATAGCGGACGCCCTAAAACTGGCGGACAAGTTTGTCATCATTCAAAAGGGAAAAGTTGTTTTCGATGGTGGATTGGAAGAAATGCGTCAAAGCGAAACGCAGGAGGTGGTTAGATTTCTGGCACCCTTTAAGAATTCCATGCAGGAAGTCGTGGCCAAACAAGTTATTTAA
- a CDS encoding MlaD family protein: MKRSGKIKWGNLRVGIIVASAIAVMLYSSFRGGGTSIFEGKNTAIAYFKNVNGLVKGAPVWLAGVEVGNVRSVKFVNISETKRIKAVLSIKRSVWEFITMDTKVRLGTIGFLGDKYVEILPGSKDLPVMEPGNEFPVDEGVGLDAVTSRAPAMASSIDSLLSNMKEITGMIARGEGTAGKIISDTNLYANLVSALDDATEIMTTIKKNQQEIMSRLESTLEGTDKIAARLNSGDGTIGKLLTEEELYNNLNRSSGNLDSILAKLDRGEGSAGALLNDAELYEEIRNLVVRINNLIADIEENPGKYFKFSIF; this comes from the coding sequence ATGAAACGGAGTGGAAAAATAAAATGGGGTAACCTCCGGGTTGGAATTATAGTCGCTTCGGCGATTGCCGTGATGCTTTATTCATCTTTTCGCGGAGGGGGGACTTCAATCTTTGAGGGAAAGAATACAGCCATCGCGTATTTTAAAAATGTAAATGGTCTTGTAAAAGGCGCTCCGGTTTGGCTGGCGGGTGTGGAAGTCGGCAATGTTCGCAGCGTGAAGTTCGTCAATATCAGTGAAACCAAGCGGATCAAGGCTGTTTTATCGATTAAAAGATCGGTCTGGGAATTTATAACGATGGATACCAAAGTGAGGCTGGGTACTATCGGATTTTTGGGAGATAAATACGTTGAGATATTACCCGGTTCAAAGGATTTGCCGGTCATGGAACCGGGCAATGAATTTCCGGTCGATGAGGGAGTCGGCCTTGACGCGGTAACAAGCAGGGCGCCTGCTATGGCAAGCTCGATTGATTCATTACTATCTAATATGAAAGAAATTACGGGTATGATCGCCAGGGGCGAGGGTACCGCCGGTAAAATAATAAGTGATACAAATCTATATGCCAATCTCGTCAGCGCTCTTGATGACGCTACTGAAATAATGACCACGATTAAGAAAAATCAGCAGGAAATTATGTCCAGGCTGGAATCAACATTGGAGGGAACCGATAAAATCGCGGCCAGACTCAATTCAGGCGACGGAACGATTGGAAAACTCCTCACCGAGGAGGAATTGTATAACAATCTGAATCGCTCAAGCGGCAACCTTGATTCAATTTTAGCCAAACTTGACCGGGGCGAGGGTTCGGCCGGAGCTTTACTGAATGATGCCGAGCTGTATGAAGAGATCAGGAATCTGGTTGTTAGAATAAATAATCTGATCGCGGATATCGAGGAAAATCCAGGAAAATACTTTAAATTTTCGATATTTTGA
- a CDS encoding glycosyltransferase, translated as MKAFPKIILLFMAVDWPLYMRRQMVISMAESAKKLGSTVVAVNRPLCPFSTYLTKRHRFSELFGRAKLERLSDNLYRFSPKYFIYDQIANYVPVFERFNIALLRRSYYRLKKRLNIDESNPLIWFNYPQQGYVARLFDKSFSVFELYDYLSDVNGEQSKSVIKLEKKLRRNVNLLVTTSSKLQASYGPNYKKSYMLGNGIDRETFLNLSDISREIFHPISNIQSPRLGYAGMVSDRIDWKLIHALAEREPEWNFIFVGKIQSSPAINRIAQLKNVHFPGEFSHDLVPSLLNSFDVGIMPYRVNEFFDYVNPLKFYEFAAAGLPTVSSTIDELKHHPEQFIDIIPNDPKKWHRALQSKINCDKKITKEIGVNIARNYIWEDMLETLLNKIKDDYL; from the coding sequence ATGAAAGCATTTCCAAAAATCATTCTGCTTTTTATGGCCGTCGATTGGCCCCTATATATGCGGCGGCAAATGGTTATTTCAATGGCTGAATCGGCCAAAAAACTCGGCTCTACGGTCGTCGCGGTCAATCGACCCCTCTGTCCCTTTTCTACTTATCTAACCAAACGTCACCGATTTTCCGAATTATTCGGTCGGGCAAAATTGGAAAGACTATCCGACAACCTTTACCGCTTTTCCCCAAAATATTTTATCTATGATCAAATTGCCAATTATGTCCCCGTCTTCGAACGTTTCAATATTGCCCTTCTTAGAAGATCATATTACCGGTTGAAAAAAAGACTCAATATTGACGAATCCAATCCCTTGATATGGTTCAATTATCCGCAACAGGGATACGTAGCCAGACTATTTGACAAAAGCTTTTCCGTTTTTGAACTCTATGATTACTTATCCGACGTCAATGGCGAACAAAGTAAATCGGTCATCAAACTCGAAAAGAAATTGCGTCGTAATGTCAATTTGCTGGTAACAACGTCAAGTAAATTGCAGGCATCGTATGGACCCAATTACAAAAAATCATATATGCTGGGAAATGGAATTGACCGCGAAACATTTCTGAATCTGTCCGATATAAGCCGGGAAATATTTCATCCAATTTCCAATATTCAAAGCCCTCGTCTGGGATACGCGGGAATGGTCTCGGATCGGATCGATTGGAAATTGATACATGCGCTTGCCGAAAGAGAGCCTGAATGGAATTTCATTTTTGTCGGGAAAATCCAATCTTCTCCGGCCATAAATAGAATAGCACAATTAAAAAATGTCCATTTCCCCGGTGAATTTTCACACGACTTGGTTCCGTCTCTACTGAATAGTTTTGATGTCGGTATTATGCCATATCGCGTGAATGAATTTTTTGATTACGTCAATCCCCTCAAATTCTATGAGTTCGCCGCGGCCGGACTGCCCACGGTTTCATCGACGATTGATGAGTTGAAACATCACCCTGAGCAATTCATAGATATCATACCCAATGACCCGAAAAAGTGGCACAGGGCCTTGCAATCAAAAATCAATTGCGACAAGAAAATCACAAAGGAAATCGGCGTTAATATCGCCCGTAATTACATTTGGGAAGATATGCTCGAAACCCTGTTGAATAAAATTAAAGACGATTATCTATAG
- a CDS encoding M14 family zinc carboxypeptidase: MKSYLKIIYSISLILVMFIYFSAAAGNAVKYPVYENHSLLSIKSLSEEKYLQLLEGGYDIIQVSPDRSVKILAVADEIKILIDAFGAVIEIEDFENYQRQGLDMTKDMGGYRTLTQVEADLFIISYFFTDITRMDTIGYSLQGRPIIALKISDNVHVDEDEPEIFFNSLTHAREPIGMEVLMYFIEYLLNNQYSPDISDLINNTEMWFVPVVNPDGYFYNESTNPDGGGMWRKNLRDNGDGTFGVDLNRNWGFNWGYDNIGSSPSTGSETYRGTESFTEPESQVIRDFILAHDFPVIVNYHCYSNIYLIPWDYREDLLIPDFANYAPMLDSLHEFNGYGVFGSLYPVNGGVLDWQYGEQFEKKKVISFLPEVGPPEWQFWPPTGEIENLCMENLEANRFFVREAQRLWKRPTFSLSTDITHFETDINICQAENFAGEIPIQNNSFDEALYVSVDSLVSAQHQDFFTSEEIVFDMMPREYREINFTFSPPAQLDYTGEFGAVLYLSVSHTQDFSDSDVLSFLILIDVFEEGSDGDIIPDECDNCPLVANSNQIDTDGDMLGDSCDNCFDEINPDQEDRDADGIGDACDNCPDDFNPEQEDVDQNDIGDACDIPCGDANNDNAVNVGDAVYIINTIFKGGPEPPTLTAGDPNCDGQSNVGDAVYLINHIFKNGFAPCLFCK, encoded by the coding sequence ATGAAATCATATTTAAAAATAATTTACTCCATCTCGCTTATCTTGGTGATGTTCATTTATTTCTCAGCAGCCGCTGGTAATGCCGTAAAGTATCCTGTTTATGAAAATCATTCGCTTCTTTCTATTAAAAGTCTTTCTGAAGAAAAATATTTACAATTATTGGAGGGAGGGTACGACATAATTCAAGTATCGCCGGATCGGAGTGTGAAAATTCTTGCAGTTGCTGATGAAATCAAAATATTAATTGATGCCTTTGGGGCTGTGATAGAAATCGAAGATTTCGAAAATTATCAGCGTCAGGGTCTGGATATGACAAAGGATATGGGAGGATACAGGACTCTCACGCAGGTCGAAGCGGATTTATTTATCATTTCCTATTTTTTTACCGATATCACGAGGATGGATACGATTGGTTATTCGCTTCAGGGACGACCGATTATCGCGTTGAAAATATCGGACAACGTTCATGTCGATGAAGATGAACCTGAAATCTTTTTTAATTCACTGACTCATGCCCGCGAACCTATCGGTATGGAGGTGCTGATGTATTTTATCGAATACCTCCTTAATAATCAATATAGTCCTGATATTTCGGACTTAATCAATAATACTGAGATGTGGTTCGTGCCGGTCGTGAATCCGGATGGCTATTTTTATAATGAATCTACTAACCCCGACGGCGGGGGAATGTGGCGCAAGAATTTGCGAGATAATGGGGACGGTACTTTTGGAGTTGATCTAAATAGAAATTGGGGCTTTAATTGGGGATATGACAATATTGGATCATCGCCTTCAACTGGTTCAGAAACCTATCGGGGGACAGAATCATTTACCGAACCGGAATCACAGGTTATTCGCGATTTTATTTTGGCTCATGATTTTCCGGTGATTGTCAATTATCATTGTTATTCAAATATATATCTGATTCCCTGGGATTATCGGGAAGATTTGCTAATTCCGGATTTTGCCAACTACGCGCCGATGTTGGATTCGCTGCATGAATTCAATGGGTATGGAGTTTTTGGCTCTCTTTATCCTGTTAACGGGGGAGTTCTTGATTGGCAATATGGGGAGCAGTTCGAAAAGAAAAAAGTTATCTCATTTTTGCCTGAAGTCGGACCTCCTGAATGGCAATTCTGGCCGCCGACGGGTGAAATTGAGAATTTATGTATGGAAAATCTGGAAGCCAATCGGTTTTTCGTACGGGAGGCTCAACGATTATGGAAACGGCCGACTTTTTCACTATCAACCGATATAACTCATTTTGAGACAGATATTAATATATGCCAGGCTGAGAATTTTGCCGGCGAAATACCAATTCAGAATAATAGCTTTGACGAGGCGTTATATGTCTCGGTTGATTCTTTAGTCAGCGCGCAGCATCAGGATTTCTTTACGTCCGAGGAAATCGTTTTTGATATGATGCCGAGGGAATATAGAGAGATCAATTTTACGTTCTCGCCGCCTGCTCAGTTAGATTATACGGGGGAATTCGGAGCGGTCTTATATCTAAGTGTGTCGCATACACAGGACTTTTCGGATTCCGATGTTTTGAGTTTTCTTATTCTGATAGACGTCTTTGAAGAAGGAAGCGACGGCGACATTATTCCCGATGAATGCGATAATTGTCCGCTGGTCGCCAACTCGAATCAAATAGATACCGATGGAGATATGCTGGGGGATTCGTGCGACAATTGTTTTGACGAAATAAATCCCGATCAGGAAGACCGTGACGCTGATGGAATCGGCGATGCCTGCGATAATTGTCCCGATGATTTTAATCCGGAGCAGGAAGACGTGGATCAGAATGATATAGGCGATGCCTGCGATATCCCGTGCGGGGACGCTAACAATGAC